The region TTTCGCAGTGCCCGCCGTTCCGATTAAGTTATCGCGGCCTAGGTGAACCATTATGTTTTGCTGCATTTGGCCCATTGGCGACGTCAGCATTCCACTTCTCAAACAGCTGCAGAAGCATTTCAAGGTACGCTCTAGAGCAACTAGTTGTCTACTGTAGTTCTCAACTATCGTGTGCATAGTCAGCACTTGAGAGTGTTGAGGGATGGGGGCTCTATCTTTAATTTCTCTACAAAACTGTAAGGACTCGTTCATAGCTACACAGTTTCTTTTGAAAATGTTGGAATTTGTCAGCGGGACTGCGCTCCTCCCTATCACCAAAACAGTCATAGCTTCATCCATCCTTGTTGGGTTGACAACTACCCTGATACTCTTCTGCAACCACTTTCATCAGGTATGAAATGAACCCCCTCTGACATAAAAGATCGACGCGGTAATTTTATCACTATGAAATGATCATTAGCTGACGAAATTGAAGCAACAAAATCTTCCTGAATTAACAAAACATGATTAACAAAAGGTGCAGGTTTCCAAAATCTTCCTGACAAAATCTTCCTGACAAAACATgattaacatgattaacaaaaatgAACCCCTTCTTTCTGACAAAATCTTCCTGTATGTTTCCAAAATTAACAAAATCTCATTTCCTGATTTAATGTTTCCATTATTAACATGATTGAATGTTTCCAGAATTAACAAAATCTTCCTGATTGAATGTTTCCAAATCAAACATTACCAATTTTGCAGGACTACCTacctagcagcagcagcagaggctgTGCGAGTTCGTTTGGTCGAGTCAGAAATACCAGTTGCAGGTGGTCGATGCAGCAGCAGCAGTAAAAGGCGTCGATGGCGAGGAAGGAGCCGGCGAGGAAAGACTACCTCAGCAGCACAGTCGACGAGGAAGGAGCCGGCAGGGAAGGAAAGGCTGCGCGCATGCATCGCTGCAGTGAAGGGAATAGGATCAATGCGTGCGCGCATTGCCTTGTTATGCTTGATAGTGTATACTATTCTATAATACTTAAACATTTTCTTGTTAATGTGCTTttttatttgttggttttgatgcagCATGAAAATTAGTTTTGTTGGCAATAATCTATCTTAAGTGGTCTAATAGAGGTGTGCATGCAACACTATTAAAATCCTGTATGCGCTCACAAAGAGTCTTATCTGCTGATCATTTTGCTAATTGGTTGGTTACTACTTATTCATTTCATTTTTTGCATGTCTATAAAATAACATACATATTGAATGAATTTGTTTATGATCATAAAGGTATTGCGTATGCTAGGGTGTTTGAAAAGGATAGTTTTATTGCATAAAGTAATCGATACATATTACACAAGGGAAGtgctatttttatattgcatgctaAGTTTGAGTTTGGTGAATTTTCGGCATATCATCTATGTAGTATATAAATTTTTATGTACAGATATTTTATCTTGTTCACTTTGGACCCTgcacaagcgggagctacatgcaccaggttgcccttttttcaaTTAATAGTTGTTTGAGTTGTGGCCGCATTTCAAGCTCGATCGACTTGTACCGTCGGAAAaaaaagaaatagaggataatatgTGTGCCATGAGAAATTCAAAATCTATTTGATATCGTGAACATTTTCTCATGAACATTTGCCAAATCACaatcattttttgaaattgtgaagagTTTTTTGAAATCATGATACTTTTTAAATTCACCAATATTTTTTGGAGTCATGAAAAAAAATTAGAAACCAtatatttttaaattcatgaagaTTTCAATAAAAGTCATcttctctactacctaaaagaaacggagtgttccgtttcccctcttacgtTCCCCGCTCTCGTCCAACCCTCTCGTACGACCCTCTCCCCTCCAGCGAATTTTTTTCTCCCTCCATCGGTTTTATCCTCGTCTGGCCGGACAAACCGTCATATACGTTCGTCTTACCTCTTGTCCACCACATGGAAACCAAGCAGTCTTTCCTTTAATTCGTGGCGAAAGAGAGTAGCGTAATTATAGGGTTCTCGGATTAAAAGGGAATCGGATCAATGCGTGCGCGCATGCATCGCTGCAGTGAAGGAAAGGCATTAATTAACGCTCGCTAATTACTGCATGTATAACGGTATTGGATCTCTCAAATTTTTTTTTATCTCGAAGCAATCCTACCAAATCCAAATCAATAAAATTCCATTCTCCAGGAAAACCGACATCTTCGGCCGCGACGGCGCAGCAGGATGGCGATCGATCAGGAGGAAGACAACAACAACACGTCGCAGGGCCAAGGAGAATACACGGCGGCCGCCGGAGCCCTCTCTACCTACAGATTCACCAATTAATCTCTCCACATGAACCCTCTCTTAATTGATTTAATAGCCCTTCTAGGAATCGCCGTGGAATTACCTGTTTGCTCACATAACACCGCATGTCCCGCCCTGCAGGCGCaacgaggcggaggaggatctcctGGAAGAGCTTGGCAACACCAGAGGCGTTGTGAGGAGACGCAAGGTGCCGGTGGTGTGTGCGTTGCTGGTGGTGCTCGGTGAGGACGAGTGCCGAGAGGAGCTGAGCAGGACGCACAAGTGCGCTGCCAATGTCTTCCGCACCTGCACCCCATGGTACACTCctattttttgctgtgttgtcaatCTCCACGACCAGGGACGTAGTAATCCCTCTGCATGTTGTGCCCCTTCCACTGTTTTGATCTAATCTATCCGTGTAGGTCATTGATCTCCCAACGGCTGACGGGCGGGCCGTGCCCAGATCCACTTCTCGTCATTTGGTCAATCACATAATTGTTTTCCTCTACTTGTATTCCACCTTTTGGTTGTAATTCAATTTAGGATCAGCAATATCTACGCAATTAATTTCAAACTTTGGATCATGTCGGCATGTCAGTCACACTCTAATAAGTGTTCATCTTTAATTTCCTACCCTATAGTGGGCAATATAATTTGCTCTATGTGCATGAACATTGTAAATTAATTTGGATTAGTACGTATAGTGGTTGAAGGATGCTAATCCATGTTCTTGAAACTTGCATTTGGTCGACCTGTATTACAACTTGTACTGTAATCAGCACAGAATTATATGGCTGCATTACATTTCTTTCCATTGGAACACACGATTTATGTTGATCATGCAATTGTCgtctttatttttctgttttgtgCAGTTTGATGGAAGAGCTTTGTACAGAACCGGAGATTAGGAGGAATGGACATACAAGAAACAATCCAGAAAGATTCCCTAGGAAAGCAAAAATTGTTTACTGGTCTGTGTAGGTTCATTTAGGAAATTCGATGATTGTTATAATATGAATTTTACATCCGCTCCAAGAAAAAGTGTTGTTTCTACTTACATCCATTTTGGTGTGATAAATAATGGTTCTGAACATGCTTTCTCATTCTACCATGGAGACACTTTTCACTTTGTGATACCTTGGATACAGTCTCTTTCCTGGGAAGAAGTGATGTTTTGATATGTCAAATATTATTTTCAGGTGCCCCCAACTATCAAGTTGGTATTGAATGGAGAAATGCCACCTTATTTAAGAAGTAACTATAAAATGTAGcttatatttatttatttcatcATGACTTTCTCAGTGTAACCTAAACGTCTCATCTTGGAAATTATTGGTGATATTTTTGTATCTGTTGCAACATAAAAATCGATTGAATTTTTTGGAACAACTGTAAAAAGTCGAAAAAATTATCAAATACCATATAATGTATTATTGAGCTTTGTGTTTCCACACACTTGGTAGATGGAAGAATGGGTGACATTATGCAACGTGGTTACTGAAGTTGGTGGAAAGAATGTTGTGGTCACTGTTGTGCCTCCAATGAAACTACATTTAAGTGCCTTCAGGAACTAATTAAGTGCCTTCCTGGTGATGCTTAAGTTAACCAATATGGATGTGAGTAATCACTATTAGATTTCGCTACATTGTTTATGTCATAATTGATTCACTATTTGTTCTAACTTTGATGTTGCATGTATGTGGGTTTGTCTGAAGAGCTGTCAGCAAGGTGTATGCTTCGATGTTGTTTGATGTGCATGAGAAATTAGAAGGCGGTATTTGTTCATAAGATTGGTGTTTATCATTAAAATATTTATGCCCCGTTGCAACTCACGGACAATGTCCTAGTTGTTTTTAAAATTAGGAGGTGTTTTTTGCAAAACAGCAACTGTACTGCGCCCACGACAATAAtttcgggatggagggagtatcaaaATCGATACCAAAATGTACAATCCAATTTCTCGATTTAGTAGAGGCCCAAAAAGTATATATTTTAGACTTTTGAATTAAAAAGGAGGGTCCTTGCCTATATCCTGGAGTATCATGTAAACCTTTTGGGTTTGAAACGTGGAGAGACGTACTGGGGTCTGAATCCTTCCCTTTCCGCTTCCTTGGATCATCTGGGATTTCTGAATCAGAAAGAATGCTGCACGGCCAAATTGCCGCGCGCTGTCACCAAACCTATCCGAGAGAACACGACGGCACAACGTAAACGCGAACGATATCTTGTACCGCCGATAGACGAGACAGGGCAGTGCACTTTTCATGCCAATTTAAAACCCGGACCCATCTGGTCACCTCATACGATCTCGCTCTGCCGTGTCGCCGGACATGAACGGCATTGCTCCTgcctccgcccccgcccccgctcCGGCCGCCCCCTCGTGGCACCACGTCGGCAGGACCCTCTCCGGCGCCGGCGCTACGGGCCTGACTGCCGCCGGCACGGTGCTCCTACTCCTCTACCTCGCGGGCCGCTTCGTCTGGGTGTACAACAAGGAGGTGGCCGCCGCGAACGCGCCCGGCGCACGGGTCGACTCGGCCGCCCCGGTCCGCGTCGTCGTGGTCCCGCGGCCCCTCCGCAGCGCCGCGCCGCCGGTGTCGCAGCTCCCGGCGTTCGTGCGCGGCGGGGAGGGCCACCGGGGCGCGCCGGAGGAGTGCGCGGTGTGCCTCTCGGAGTTCGCGGAGCGGGAGGCCGGGCGGCGGCTGCCGGGGTGCGGCCACGGGTTCCACGAGGCGTGCATCGCGGCGTGGCTCCGGCTCAACTCGACGTGTCCCCTCTGCCGCGCCGCCGTGGCGTCGCCCGGGTGAATGCAAACAAGGCGAGGAGGGGCGACGGCCGTGGTCCGCATGGTGCGCAACGTACGTGTGCATGTAGAATTGGAGTAGATGTAGATAGACGTCGTTCGAAGCCAGCTTGGGCGTTTGTCTCCGTTCTGGGGCATATTCGCATATCCGGCCGCAGCGCTTGCAAGGCACATATATTTCTCTTGCGTGACATGTGTATAGTTGATCCATTAGTTGGtactcctttcttttttttttcgggaaaaactttcaatctattcatcttcaatcatggtagtacaacgaatactagaaataataaaaattacgtccagatccgtagaccacctagcgacgactacaagcactgaagcgagccgaaggcgcgtcgctgtcatcgcccctccctcgccggagccgggcaaaccttgttgtagtagacagtcgggaagttgtcgtgctaaggccccgtagaaccaacgcaccagaacagcaaccgccgcggatgaagagtgtagatcaaaaggatccaacctgaaaacacacgaacgaagacgaacgacgaacagatccgagcaaatccaccaaaggcagatccgccggagacacaactccacacgcccaccaacgatgcaagacgcatcaccggaacgggggctaggcggggagacctttattccatcttcagggagccgccaccgtctcgccttcctgagcaagacacaaatcctaacaaagctcgaaaaaagatctaaaaacggaggcctcccaccggcaagggccgagatccactccGCCTCCATGGCCGTAGAGCCACCGGAGACGGGATGGACCGGCACCGGCGCCGGTGGGAGGCACAGCACAGCACAGATATGACATGTACATTTGGTCGTTTTAGAAAAATGCAAGCATATGGTTAGTTTGTGTCTCATTGCACACACCACGATTGCAATGCTATTCTTTTTGGACAAAGGGTATCATTAACATTGAGAGCAATGCGCATGAGTAATTTTACAATCGTTCATCTGTAGATTACCTAGCTTTAAAAGCACTGGACTTAGATCCTCTTGAATGGAGTATCTGGATGCAGACTTGTGAGAGCAAGATCCTCTGTAGACAAAGTTCATGTTGATATGATAAACCTGAACTTGAAAATCGTTGGTGACTTGGAAGAATGTAGCTAGATCGGGCTCGGATAAGATGACCGGGGCTAAGTGCAAGGTGAACTGGCAAATAGTGTGTCATCCTTGTGAATACGGCGGTCTCGGGATGCTCAACACTGAAAAATTTGCACATGCCTTGCGGTTAAGATAGCCATGATATGAGTGGAAGGAGCCAAACAAGCTATGGGTGGGGCTTGGTAACCCATGCACCGCGGATTACCTTAATTTCTTCTATGCCTCCACCATGATCACTGTGGAGAATGGCGCCAAAACGCCATTTTGGGACTCACCTTGGTTGGTTGGGTGCAAACCTAAGGACATTGCCACGTTAATATTTGATGCCTCGAGGAGAACGAATTGAAAAGTGTGCGAGGCCCTAAAAGGGAATGCTTGGATTCTAAAGATCAAACTTGGCACGGTCATCACTGGTACCCATGTCTGGCAATTCTTAACCCTTTGGATACTCGTGAACGACTTTCATCTTGATGAACAAATCGCGGATGACATCGTTTGGAAGCACTCAAATGATGGACTTTACTCGGCAACTACCGCTTACAAGGCTCAATTCCTTGGGTTGACTCTTTCCTCGATGGATTTCATAGTTTGGAAGGTTTTACGCCACCAAAAGTAAAATTCTTCTCTTGGTTGGCTTTATAAGATCGTATTTGAATCTTTGATAAGTTGGAGAAACGTGGTTGGCTCAATTGCCGCCTATGCCAACTTTGCAAAAAAGAGCAAAAAATGGGTGCTCACCTTTTCTTGAAGTGCCATTACACTATTAGGCTTTGGAGGTTGATTATTAAGAAACTGGGTCTTACACACATGGACACCTCCAATTGTTACTTAGAGGAGTCCGTCAAGGACCAGTGAGATAAGAGAACTGGGCATGCAAAATCTCAATAAGCGAGTGATGGCCTCCCTTACCATGCTCGTTTCTTGAACCGTTTGAAACGAGAAAAACCGCTTTTACCATGCTCGTTTCTTGAACCGTTTGAAACGAGAAAAACATTCGCTCTTCGGCCCATGCTCGTTTCTAAACCATTTGGAACGAGAGAAACACTTAGGTGAGGTAAAGTTTTGGGTCATTGCGGGTGCTAAGAAACTAGGGAACATTATATCACGAGAGTAATTATGCTCGTTTCTAAACCATTTGGAACGAGAGAAACACTTAGGTGAGGCAAAGTTTTGAGTCATTGCGGGTGCTAAGAAACTAGAGAACATTATATCACGAGAGTAATTAGCTTTGGGTCATTGCGGGTGCTAAGAAACTGGGGAACATTGTATCGCACATGTCGTgtattttgcctctgtttaaaaaaAAAATGTTCCTGCAAGCTGCAGCTTGAGCTAGACTTGATTGTCAACATAGAATGTGATTTCCCTGTCATCTGAGCGGCCGTTTGTAGAGCAAGAGCTTCTTTTTGTAATGGTGAATTCCACTACTATTCCTGCTGCTGATACGTGAAGTGTTTGGAGAAGACCATGTATCTTGTGTGGGTTCAGCTGCTCCTGCACTGTGTTGTTGTTTCATCCACTTCACTCTGTTTTTGTCGTGAAGTGGAATCTGCTTTTGAAATCTGTTCTTGGCTTTGAGCAAGATATTCTGTTTTAATGTACCAGGGGTAAAAGAACAAAGCATCTTTAGAACAAGGGCAAGTGAAACTGCACAGAGGAGTATGTACCTGCCCTCATGCCTGTTGGGAGTGCTTTTCGAAGAATTCTCCAGCCGAACGTTTGAACTCTAGGAACCATACCTTTTTCTTGCCAAATTTGGTTCAGAAGAGTTGAGGCAGCAAACCACCCTGAAAGCTGAAGCTGACCTTAGGTCGATGGGTTTTACAGAGATCAAGGCGCAGATGTGAACTGGTCGAGATGGACGACGGGCCATGACCCGGAATTTACACACTTGCAGTTGCAAAATGAAATTGACATCAAGCAACATATTTACATTCGCTGGCACGCTTTATTCAGAGGCACCGCTTCTATCAGCCTTCTGTATTTTACACGATCGTGGCGACCTATTTTACACTCCCGCTCCTATCCTTACAGGAGCGTCAGTGACGCGCGCGCTCGCGCGCCAGAAACGAATCGGCTTAGCTTCCCCATGGCGCGGCGTCCCGGGCGCCATCGCCGCCCTCCCCGCCTTGCCGGGCCAGCATGGCGGCGAGCGCGCGGGAGTGCGGCCACGCGGGGTTGCCGCGCGAGGCCGCCTCCCGGAACATGGCCTCGGCGCGGGCCAGCGACGCGTCCGCGGTGTCCTCCACCATGGTCCCCGGCACGTCGTGCTCGAGCCGGTCCTGGGCGCCGCCGTCCGTGGCGCGCGTCACGGGCTTCCTCGTGTCCGCGAACTCCACCTCGGCCAGCGGCGACGGCTTGTGCGTCCGGTAGTACTCCCGGTCCTCCTCCCGCACCTTCCTCGCCGCGGCCTCCTCGTCCCCGGGCGTCGCGTCGCCGAGCGGGTCGCTGCCGGCGGGCTTGGCGGACCACCGGCGCTTCTGCGTGAACGTCGACCCGGCCGCCGGGTCGGCCAGCTCCTGCGACCCGAGCTTCCCCGAGGGCGTGAACGGCGGGACGCGTTGCTCCTTGGCGGACGCCTCCGTCGGCCGCGTCGTCTTCGCCGACGACGGCGGGTGCTTGTCGTGGCCGCCCGAGGTGGCTTCCTCCGCGCCGGAGAACTTCGGGGGCCTCTCGGCGTAGTCGTCGCTCGGAGGGTCGCCGGAGTGGACGGCGGGATCTCCCGCGCCGCTGGCTTGCGACGACGCGGAcagcgcgcggccgtgcgcgccaaGCAGGCCGCGTCGGGTCGCTGGCGAGGTCGAGGCGAAGAGACGGAGTGCTCGTGCGGTGGCCATCGTGCTCATGTGCTTCTTGTCCTCCCCGTTCCGTTGGTCGTGGCGTCTGTACGTGCGGCGGTGGTTCTTTATAAGGTGCAGGATGGTCGCGTCTGGTGGCGTCGAGAGAGTTGCCGGAGCATGCAGGAGGACGGGGGTGGGCGACGGTTCGACACGTGGTGAGTTCGAGCGCATCGAGAATGACGTGGAAGACACGAGTCGACTCGAGACGGACCCAGGAACCGCGACTCTGGGTCGGTCGGTCGGAACCAATAAGGCCTTTTTGATTTACTAGCTGCGTTACAATGGAAGAGAAAAATTTACATACTAGCCAAATAAATTTGACTCAATACCCTAACATATAAGCGTTCTTTATTTTAACACAGTGACTCGCGATGTTGCGAACATGTTTTATAATTTGCGAACAGTTTTGTAAATTCTAATATTTATTGAAACTGCGAAAATTTTATGATTTCACACAAATTtctgaattcacaaacattttatgatttctcaaacatgtttttcaaaatttgcaatgttttgaaatttgaaaatatcaaattaattttaaaaaggagaaaacaaaaaaaagaaatgagaaaataaaagaaaaatacaaaagatgaaatgaaaaaaaataggGGAGTCACGCCCTGCGTGCCGGCCCATGAACACGCACTGGGGGAGGGGAGGTGCATCACAAAAAGAGGGGAAATATTTGCAGAACTTGAGGATAAAGAATTACACTCTAgccaaataagtatgactcaataccCTGACATATGCGATATCCACGTGATCGCAATGTAGTCGACATGGTAAATCTCAAGGCAATGAGCTTGCCATTGCACGGCACACTTTTAAACTTTTAAAACAAATCTCATCGACCACAAACTTGCAATTTTTTTGAGTTTTTCAATATTTTCTAAAATTTCGTGGACATTTTTGTCATATTCATGAATTTGTTTTGAATACACGattatttttcaaaatcatgaacattgttTTATTTCCTGTCATTTTTTTcgaaattttgatttttttaagaATTTGCAAACACTCTTCTAAaatcattaatatttttaaaacTGCGAATCATTTATGATGTCCCACACATTTTTGAAATCACAAATATTTTATGATTTCTCGAACATGATTTAAAAAATTTGCAATGTTTTAAAGTTTGGAAatctcaaattaatttaaagaaggaaaaacacacaaaaaaaagaaatgagaaaaaaaaagacaaaagacgaaatgcaataaaaagaaaaaaaaccatAGGCGTCACGCCCTCCGGGCCGGCCCATGAACGCACACTGGGTGGGGAGGGGAGGTGCGTGACAAAAATGACTGGGAAAATTAGTAGAACCTGGGATTCGTACCCTGGTGTCTGCGGTGGGACAGAAATGCTTGCGCCACTGCGCCATCTCAGAGCTTCTGCTAAGCATGCAGTATCACCTTTATATAGCAGCTGATAACGACGACGAATTTGGAAAAAAAAACGAATCATTTTTTTATTTaacttacgggtggcattggtgggtaattcttGCCAACTTCGAGGGTATTTTTTATGACGTACGACAGAAacctaatttgctttattattaggtagagatagaGAGGTACAGAGGTAGAGA is a window of Triticum dicoccoides isolate Atlit2015 ecotype Zavitan chromosome 2B, WEW_v2.0, whole genome shotgun sequence DNA encoding:
- the LOC119367288 gene encoding uncharacterized protein LOC119367288; translated protein: MATARALRLFASTSPATRRGLLGAHGRALSASSQASGAGDPAVHSGDPPSDDYAERPPKFSGAEEATSGGHDKHPPSSAKTTRPTEASAKEQRVPPFTPSGKLGSQELADPAAGSTFTQKRRWSAKPAGSDPLGDATPGDEEAAARKVREEDREYYRTHKPSPLAEVEFADTRKPVTRATDGGAQDRLEHDVPGTMVEDTADASLARAEAMFREAASRGNPAWPHSRALAAMLARQGGEGGDGARDAAPWGS
- the LOC119367287 gene encoding uncharacterized protein LOC119367287 isoform X1, coding for MRIAPSGTSICSGAASAGRLHGAAAAGRHVRSTSPVAAATWPHSSGDRMVAAKGRRALAPALGLHTAKVASSSVRSRTPPPRGHALASGRCSSLSKCPPFRLSYRGLGEPLCFAAFGPLATSAFHFSNSCRSISRTTYLAAAAEAVRVRLVESEIPVAGGRCSSSSKRRRWRGRSRRGKTTSAAQSTRKEPAGKERLRACIAAVKGIGSMRARIALLCLIVYTIL